The bacterium genome contains the following window.
CCCGACCTCGACCTGGACACACCCCCGGAGATTCCGCTCGCGTCCGGGTGAAATACGCGCCGGTCCGGGGGGATTGACGGGCCCCTTGGTTGACAGGCGCCGGCGGGGCGGATAGAATCCACTTAACTGACAAAGAGCGGGCGTTCCCTTTTTTTACCCCCACGGGGAGACGGTCATGTACAAGTTCGACTTCAACCACGAGACCACGGCCGAGGAAATCAAAAGCCGCTTCGAGGAGGAGGAAATCACCACGGTGGACCTGAAGTACGTGGACCTCCCCGGCCGCTGGCACCACGTGACCCTCCCGGTGGAGTTTTTGGACGAGAAGGTCTTCACCCGGGGGGTGGGCTTCGACGGCTCGGCCATCGCCGGCTTCCAGCGCAAAGTCACCGGCGGGGACATGGTGCTCATCCCGGACAAGACCACGGCGATGGAGGACGTCTTCTGGGAGGAGCCGTGCGTTAGCTTCATCTGCGACTGCTGCACCGCCGGGACCGGCGAGCCCTTCTCCGGCGATCCCCGGCAGGTCGCCAAGCGGGCTCTGGCCTACGTCCGCAGTTTCCTGAAGAAGAACAAGCTGGCCGGGGAAGCCGGCGCCGCCGACGCCCTCTTCTCCCCCGAGTTCGAGTTCTTCATCTTCGACAAGGTCGTCTTCACCAAGCGCGACAACGCCCTGGGCTACGAGTTCGACTGCGACGAGGCCGATTGGAACTACGGCCCCTCGGAGCACGGGAACCTGGGATACCAGATCAAGCACCAGGACGGCTACCACGCCGTCAACCCCCGGGACAAGACCCACGACCTGCGCACCGAGGTGATGCGGCTCTTGACCGAGATGGACATCCCGGTGAAGTACCACCACCACGAGGTGGGTGGTCCGGGGCAGCAGGAGATAGAGGTCCTCTTCAACGACCTCGCGCGCACGGCCGACAACGGGATGTGGATCAAGTACGTGATACAGAACCTGGCCGTCCTCGCCGGGAAAACCGCCACCTTCATGCCCAAGCCCATCTACGGGGTCAACGGGTCTGGGATGCACTTCCACCAGTACCTCTGCCGGGGCGACGGGGAATCCGCCTTCGCCGGGGACGACGAGACGGGTCTCAACCGTCTGGCGCGGGCCTACACGGCGGGTGTGCTCAAGCACGCCCGGAGCCTGGCCGCCCTGTGCTGCGCCAGTACCAATTCATACAAGCGGCTGGTGGAGGGCTACGAGGCGCCGGTGTGGCTCTTCTACGCCATGGCCAACCGGGAGGCGGCGGTGCGCGTCCCGGCCTACGCGTCGCCCGAAAAGCGGCGGATAGAGTTCCGCCCCTCCGACGCCACCGGCAACATCTACCTCTCCCTGGCCGCGCAACTTTTAGCCGGGCTGGACGGCATCAAGGACGCCCTGGATCCAGCCGAGCTGGGCTACGGACCGTTCGGTCCCGAGGGCATGGGCCGGATGAGCGGCCTGGTCGGGCCCGAGCGCAAGAAGCACCTCATGCCCCGCGACTTCGTCCAGGCGCTCCACTCCCTGGAGAACGACCACGCGTACCTCAAGGCCGGGGGGGTGTTCGATGAGGAGCTCATCGCCGCCTACCTCGCCTACAAGCGGGAGAACGAGATAAATAGAATCGTCAACCGCCCGCACCCCTACGAGATTTTCCTGTACTACGACCTGTAGTTTTTGGTTGTGTAAAAAGCGGCGGGGACTGAAGTCCCCGCCCTACGTTTAGTTCAACGGAGGTTGACACAATCACGGGCGGGTGTGGACACCCGCCCCTACGGCCGATAGACCGTCGTTGGCGTAGGACGGCGATTTTGTGTGCCTCCACGGTTTCCCTCTCCCTGTGGGAGAGGGGTAGGGGTGAGGGCTACATCAGGAAAAACGGCGGGGTTGGGAAACCCCGCCCTATGGGATGTAATTTAATCGCGCGTCACCCTCGTAGGAGCCGACCTTTAGGTCGGCCCGAGGGCGGGTCTGAAGACTAGCCCCTACATCAGAGCAATCCGGACCCCCCGCCGTGTTATAATGCCAACGTCTTTTTAAGCGGGTTTTGGGAGGCTCGTATGGACCGCGCAATCGACTACGAACGGGTGAGGGGGAGCCGGGTCCTCCTGGGCGTGACCGGAGGGATCGCGGTCTACAAGGCGTGCGAGCTGGCGCGCGAGTTCGTCCGGCACGGCGTCGAGGTGGACACCGTCCTGACGGCCAACGCGGCCCGGTTCGTAACGCCGCTGACCTTTTCCTCACTCACCGGCCGGCCGGCCCTGGTCGAGATGTTCTCCTCCTCGGGCGAGCCCGAGTACCGCCACCTGGACCTGGCCCGGGAGGCGGACCTCTGCGTCGTCGCCCCGGCCACGGCCAACCTTCTCGGCAAGCTCTACTCCGGTGTGGCCGACGACCTGCTCACCACCACCCTGTTGGCGGTGAAGTGCCCCGTCCTCATCGCCCCGGCGATGAACACCCGCCTGTGGACGAACTCCCAGGTGGTGCGCAACGTGCGGGAGCTCAAGGTACTGGGCTATCATTTCGTGGACCCGGTGGAGGGCGATCTGGCCTGCGGCGAGGAGGGAGTCGGGCGGCTGGCGCCCATCGAGACTATCTCCATGCGCGCCCTGGAGCTTTTGTCCCAGACCCAGGACCTGGAAGGCTTCAACGTGCTGGTCACGGCCGGGGCCACGCGGGAGGCGCTCGACCCGGTGCGGTTCATCTCCAACCCGGCCTCGGGGAAGATGGGGTTCGCCCTCGCCGAGGCTGCGCGGCTGCGCGGGGGGAAGGTGGCCCTCGTCTCCGGCCCGACCTCACTGACGCCGCCCGCCGGGGTCCGCTTCCACCAGGTGACCACCGCCGTGGAGATGCTCGATGCGGTAGAGCGGAGCTACCCGGACTGTCACATCTTCATCTCCGCCGCCGCGGTGAGCGACTACGCCCCCGAGATTGTCGCCGGCGAGAAGATAAAGAAGGGTGATAAAGATATCAGCGTCAAGCTCAAGCCGGCCCCGGACATCCTCCTATCCTTTAGCGAGAGGAAGGGCAGGCGCGTCCACGTGGGGTTCGCCATGGAGACCAGCGACCTGGTCTCCAACGCCACCGCCAAGCTGGAGGAGAAGAACCTGGACCTCATCGTGGCCAACGACATCACCGTGGAGGGCGCCGGCTTCGCCGTGGACACCAACGTGGTGACCGTCATAGACTCTAAGGGCGCCGTGGAGACCTACCCCAAGATGTCCAAGCGGACCCTGGCCTACATCATCATTGACCGGGTGGTGGAGTTGGTCCAGGAACGGCTGCAGTTATCGAGCAAGCCCTAAACCGGTGGGCGGCGGTGGCTCACTCCTGGCGGAGCAGCTTGCCCTCTGGGCGAGGGTGGGTCTGGTGTACCTCCCCCGGCCCGTCCCCGCGCCGTCGGTGGAAACCCCCGAGCCGGCCGCGAAACCGGAAAAAACCATTCCTAAAAGCGACGACGGTGTGATGCCTTTGACCGCCCTGCCGCCCGAGGGCGACCTCTTTGCCGAGAAGCCCGGGACATGGCCCGA
Protein-coding sequences here:
- the glnA gene encoding type I glutamate--ammonia ligase — encoded protein: MYKFDFNHETTAEEIKSRFEEEEITTVDLKYVDLPGRWHHVTLPVEFLDEKVFTRGVGFDGSAIAGFQRKVTGGDMVLIPDKTTAMEDVFWEEPCVSFICDCCTAGTGEPFSGDPRQVAKRALAYVRSFLKKNKLAGEAGAADALFSPEFEFFIFDKVVFTKRDNALGYEFDCDEADWNYGPSEHGNLGYQIKHQDGYHAVNPRDKTHDLRTEVMRLLTEMDIPVKYHHHEVGGPGQQEIEVLFNDLARTADNGMWIKYVIQNLAVLAGKTATFMPKPIYGVNGSGMHFHQYLCRGDGESAFAGDDETGLNRLARAYTAGVLKHARSLAALCCASTNSYKRLVEGYEAPVWLFYAMANREAAVRVPAYASPEKRRIEFRPSDATGNIYLSLAAQLLAGLDGIKDALDPAELGYGPFGPEGMGRMSGLVGPERKKHLMPRDFVQALHSLENDHAYLKAGGVFDEELIAAYLAYKRENEINRIVNRPHPYEIFLYYDL
- the coaBC gene encoding bifunctional phosphopantothenoylcysteine decarboxylase/phosphopantothenate--cysteine ligase CoaBC — encoded protein: MDRAIDYERVRGSRVLLGVTGGIAVYKACELAREFVRHGVEVDTVLTANAARFVTPLTFSSLTGRPALVEMFSSSGEPEYRHLDLAREADLCVVAPATANLLGKLYSGVADDLLTTTLLAVKCPVLIAPAMNTRLWTNSQVVRNVRELKVLGYHFVDPVEGDLACGEEGVGRLAPIETISMRALELLSQTQDLEGFNVLVTAGATREALDPVRFISNPASGKMGFALAEAARLRGGKVALVSGPTSLTPPAGVRFHQVTTAVEMLDAVERSYPDCHIFISAAAVSDYAPEIVAGEKIKKGDKDISVKLKPAPDILLSFSERKGRRVHVGFAMETSDLVSNATAKLEEKNLDLIVANDITVEGAGFAVDTNVVTVIDSKGAVETYPKMSKRTLAYIIIDRVVELVQERLQLSSKP